The Dyadobacter sp. 676 DNA window CACCGACCCCTCGCAGGTATGCGGTATCAAGATTTTCATGGGATCGTCAACGGGCAATATGCTCGTGGATGCACCCGACGTACTGGAAAAGCTCTTTGCCAATGCGCCCTGCATTATCGCGACACATTGCGAGGATGAACCGACCGTAAAAGCCAGAATGGCCTATTTCAAGGATAAATACGGTGACGATGTACCCTATGACATTCACGCATTGATCCGGAACGAGGAAGCGTGCCTGAAATCATCCACTTTTGCCAGCTCACTGGCGCACAAACACGGTACCCGGCTTCATATTCTCCACATTTCAACCGGTGACGAGGTGCATTTATTCGAAGTAGGAAACCGCAGTGACGGCAAAATCCTGCTCGCCGACGGCCGGCAAAAACTTGTTACGGCCGAGGCTTGTGTCCATCATTTGTGGTTCGATGCGGAGGATTACCGTAGATTAGGTAACGAAATCAAATGTAACCCGGCCATTAAAGCGCCACATCATAAAGAGGCCATTCTGCAAGCTGTTCTCGATAATCGCATAGACGTAATCGCAACCGACCACGCGCCCCACACCATTGAAGAAAAAGCGCAGCATTACTGGCAGGCCCCGTCCGGGTTACCGCTCGTTCAGCATACATTGAATGTAATGCTGGAATTGAGCAAGGCCGGTAAGATTTCGATTGACCGGGTGGCCGAAAAAATGAGTCATGCCGTGGCCGACCTTTTCGACATCAACGGCCGCGGATATATTCGGGAAGGTTATTGGGCGGATTTAATCCTTGTGGACCTGAATGCGACGACCCGGGTTGATAAATCGAATATTTATTCCAAATGCGGCTGGTCGCCATTTGAAGGCACGGAATTCCACTCACGCGTTACCCATACATTTGTGTCGGGGCACCTGGTTTATGAGAATGGGCGGTTCGATGAAACGGTGAAGGGAAAGCGGTTAACTTTTAGCCGCTAGGTAATCATAATAATTCTGGATCACATTCAGATCGGCCTCCGTCCAGTCGAGGGTAGGAAG harbors:
- a CDS encoding dihydroorotase → MTTLIVNAQVVNESQVQYLDVLIENGHIKKIERDLQHVQADRVIDAKGLYLMPGVIDDQVHFREPGLTHKASIYTESKAAVAGGVTSFMEMPNTVPNTLTQQLLEDKYQIGANTSLANYSFFMGASNDNYDEVMRTDPSQVCGIKIFMGSSTGNMLVDAPDVLEKLFANAPCIIATHCEDEPTVKARMAYFKDKYGDDVPYDIHALIRNEEACLKSSTFASSLAHKHGTRLHILHISTGDEVHLFEVGNRSDGKILLADGRQKLVTAEACVHHLWFDAEDYRRLGNEIKCNPAIKAPHHKEAILQAVLDNRIDVIATDHAPHTIEEKAQHYWQAPSGLPLVQHTLNVMLELSKAGKISIDRVAEKMSHAVADLFDINGRGYIREGYWADLILVDLNATTRVDKSNIYSKCGWSPFEGTEFHSRVTHTFVSGHLVYENGRFDETVKGKRLTFSR